The Microbacterium phyllosphaerae region CTCATCGCATGGCCTTTCGCACCCCTGGCTCCGCGAGACGGAGGCGAACTGCGTATCCGCGCCTCGGACGCCGAGTCCTGGAGCGAGCCGATGAGGATCGAGGCCGGTCTCGGCGATGACTGGCAGGTGGACTTCGTGTCGCCGTCGGTCGCAGCCGACCGTGACTCGCCCCGGCCGGCATACCTGTTGCGGGCCGTCATCGCCGAGGGGGCGCTGCCCGAGGACATCGCACGGGCGCGGGTCTACTCGACCGCGCACGGCGTCTATGAGCTCGAGGTCAACGGAGAGCGCATCGGCGACGACGTGCTGGCGCCGGGGTGGACGAGCTACAGCCACCGCGTCCGCTATCAGACGCACGACGTGACCGCGGCGTTGCGCGGTGGCGAGAACGTGCTCGGCGCCTGGCTCGCCGACGGCTGGTACCGAGGTCACATCGGCTTCGACGGCGGGGTCTGGGACATCTACGGATCCGACGTCGCCCTGCTCGCGCAGCTCGAGGTCACCACGGCAGACGGCACGACACATCACGTGCCGCTCACCTGGAGTGCAGCGCCGTCGCCGATCACCTCGGTCGGTCTGTACGAGGGGGAGGCCTTCGACGCCCGGCTCGCGCAGGACGGATGGTCCGCACCGGAGTTCGACGCCTCGGGCTGGACGCCGGCGGTCACGCTGCCCCGAACCGACTTCCGTGCGGCGATCGAACCGCCCACCGCGCTGCCCGTGCAGGAGACCGAGACCCTTCGGCCGGCGGCGATCACACGCCAGCCGAGCGGGCGCATCCGCCTCGATTTCGGTCAGAACATCTCGGGCGTCCTGCGCATCCGGGTCCGAGCGGATGCCGGGCACACGGTGACGCTGCACCACGCGGAGGTGATCGAGAACGGAGAGCTCGGCACCCGCCCGCTGCGCGCGGCGACCTCGGTCGATAGCTACACGGCCGCGGGGATCGGCGAGGAGATCTACAGTCCTCGGTTCACGATCCATGGATTCCAGTACGCCGAGCTCGAGAACTGGCCGGGCGAACTGCGCGACGGAGACGTCGAAGCGGTCGTGATCCACACCGGAATGCGCCGCACGGGGTGGTTCGAGTCGTCGAATGAGGGACTTGACCGGCTACACTCCAACGTCGTCTGGAGCATGCGCGACAACTTCGTCGATCTGCCGACCGACTGCCCGCAGCGTGACGAGCGGGTGGGGTGGACGGGCGACATCCAGGTGTTCGCACCGACGGCTCTTCGGCTGTTCGCCGCGCATGGCACCCTCACCGGATGGCTGCGCGACCTCGCATTCGAGCAGGCCGACCAGGGGCACGTGCCCAACTTCGTGCCCTGGGTGGAGTGCGGCTTCCCGAACTTCCCCACCGCTGCCTGGGGCGACGCGGCCGTGATCGTGCCGTGGGAGATGTATCGCAACGACGGCGATCTGCGCATCCTCGCCGACCAGTACGCCAGCATGCGCGGCTGGGTCGACCTCGTCGACGACCTCACCGGCCACACCGGACTCTGGAACACCGGCTTCCAGCTGGGAGACTGGCTCGACCCGACCGCGCCGCCCGAGGACCCGGGCAAGTCGCACACCGACAAGTACCTGGTCGCGACCGCATATCACGTGCGTACGGCGCGCATCGTGGCGGACACGGCAGCGCTGCTCGGCGAGACGGCGGATGCCGCGCACTATCGCGCGATCGCCGATCGCGCGGCACGGGCGTTCCAGAACGAGTTCCTCAGCGACACCGGACGCGTCGTCAGCGACACCCCCACCTCCATCGCCGTCGCGCTGGTCTTCGACCTGCTCGAGAACGACGAGCAGGTGGTCCGTGCCGGAGCCCGGCTGCAGGAGTTGGTCGGTGCCGGCGGGTTCCACATCTCGACGGGGTTCGTCGGGACGCCGATCATCTGCGATGCGCTCGTGCGCGCCGGGGGCATGGACTACGCCTATCACCTGCTGCTGCAGGACGAGCTGCCCTCGTGGCTGTACCCGGTCAGCATGGGGGCGACGACGATCTGGGAGCGATGGGACAGCATGCTCCCCGACGGGTCGATCAACCCCGGTGACATGACGTCCTTCAACCACTACGCGCTCGGTGCCGTCGCGGACTTCCTCCACCGTGCGGTGGCGGGGCTCGCAGCCGATGCGCCGGGCTGGGAGCGCATCCGCTTCGAGCCGCGGCCCGGTGGAGGTCTCGACCACGCGAGTGCCCGGTACGACAGCGTGCGAGGTGCTGCGTCGATCTCGTGGAAGCGCGAGGGCGAGAAGCTGTCGATCGAGCTCGAGGTGCCTGCGGCCTCCGCCGGCGTGCTGGTGCTGCCGGGGTCGGATGAGCAGGTTCCCGTCGGCCCCGGCCGACACTCGTTCACCACCACATTCCGGTCCGTCGACGACGACCCCGAGCGCCCGTTCTTCGGCTGGCGCCGACCCGAACCCGTCCTCGAGACTGAGGGAGCAGCATGACGCAGCAGCACATCCGACCGGGGCAGGTGTGGCTCGACACGAAGGGCGAGCGCATCCATGCGCATGGCGGATCCGTCCTCACGGTCGACGGCGTGCACTACTGGTACGGCGAGAACAAGGAGTTCTCCACCCCCGGCAGCGGCGTCTGGCACTGGGGCGTGCGGTGCTACTCGTCGACCGACCTCGTCAACTGGGACGACCGCGGTGTCATCATCCCGCCCGACGAGGATGACGAGTCCTCGCCGCTGCATCCGGCGCAGGGCCTCGATCGTCCGCACATCATCTTCAACGCCGAGACCGGAAAGTTCGTGTGCTGGGTGAAGGTGATGACGAAGGGGTCGGTGCAGCGCTCGACGGTACTCACCGCCGACAGCATCCTCGGTCCGTACGAGATCCAGCGCACCTGGCTGCGACCCCTCGACATGAGCGCCGGCGACTTCGATCTGGTCGTCGACCCGCACGACGGCAAGGGGTACTACTACTTCGAGCGGGTGCACTCCGAGATGATCTGCGCCGATCTCACCAGCGACTACACCGACGTCACCGGGTACTACTCGACGCACTTCCCCCAGCCGCAGCCTCCCTTCGTGCGAGAGGCGCCCGCCCATTTCCAGAGGGGCGGCCTGCACTATCTGCTGACCTCCGGCACGACCGGGTATTACCCGAACCCCTCGGAATCGGCGGTCTCGCGCAGCTATCACGGCCCGTTCGAGGTGCTCGGCGACCTGCACCCCGACGATGATTCGCGCACGTCGTTCCATTCGCAGATCTCGTCGGTGTTCCGCCACCCGGGCAAGAAGGACCTCTACATCGCGATCGCCGACCGTTGGCTCCCGCGATACCTCGAGCACGGCGATCGCGCTCGTCAGGCATTCATCGAGCACTTCGCACCGGGGAGGGACGGCGATGAGCCGATGGAGGAGTTCGCCTACGTCGACACCTCGATCGCCGACTACGTCTGGCTGCCGATCCGTTTCGCCGGCGATCGCCCGATCATCGAGTGGCGAGAGGAGTGGTCGCCCGACGAATACGAGGACGCCTGAGTCGGATCAGTCGAGCAGGCTGGTGATCGCGGGGTCTCGTCGCGCGTAGTCGGCGGCGGTGGTGAGGATCACATCGCGCATCGCGGCGACGGCGACCGCAGGAGTGACATCCGCGCGATGCGCGAGACTCACGGTGCGCCTCATCATCGGATGCGTGAGTCGCACCGAGCGGAGCGCCGGCTGGTCGAACAGCACCATCGCCGGAACCACGGCCACGCCCACCCCGCGTTCGACGAAGCGAAGCACGGCATCCATCTCCGCCCCCTCCAGGACGTGATTCGGGGTGATGCCCGCCGAGCGGAACGCGGCGTCGGTGGTCGCGCGCAGCTCGTAGGTCTCGTCGAGGGCGATCAGTGGGAGCGTGGCGAGATGCTCGAGACCGATCGCGGGCGTGATCGCGACGGGAGGCTGGGATGCCGCGGAGACCACGACCAGTTCCTCGGTGAGCAGAGGCATGCGCGTGAGACTGAACCCCGACGGGGGCGGGCCCGTCGACTCGGTGATCAGTGCGATGTCGACGGCGCCGACCGCGAGCTGGTCGACCAGCAGCCGTGACCCGCTCTCGTCGAGGTGCAGGTCGACACCGGGGTGGGCCGCGTGGAACGCGCTGATCGCCTCGGCGACGAGGCTGATGCAGAGGGTCGGCGGAGCACCGAGCCGCACACGCCCCCGACGGAGCCCCGCGAGCTCACCCATCTCGTCACGGATGGCCTCTGCCTCGGCGAGCATCCGCTGGGCGCGGGGGAGCAGCGCCTCGCCCGCTGCCGTGAGCGCGATGTGCCCGCGCGCGCGGTGGAAGAGCTCGGCGCCGAGCTCGCGCTCGAGCGTCGAGATCTGCCGACTCAGCGATGGCTGCGCGAGGTGCAGCGACTCGGAGGCGCGGGTGAAATGGCCGAGGCGGGCGACCTCGACGAACCCGCGGAGCTGCTCGAGGTTCATGTCTGCAGTCTATCGATTCCAGTAGAACTATGCATTGGAGTTATTAGGACGCCCTAACTAGCGTGAAATGCATGAGTACTCGCGAACGTCAGATCTCCACCACGGTCCTCGTCATCGGGACCGGCGGATCCGGGCTGCGCGCGGCGATCGAGATCGCCGAACACGGCATCGACGTCCTCGCCGTCGGCAAACGCCCCCGACAGGATGCCCACACCTCTCTTGCCGCCGGCGGCATCAACGCCGCTCTCGGAACCATGGACGAAGGCGACAGCTGGCAGCAGCACGCCGCCGACACCATCAAGGAGAGCTACCTGCTCGCCAACCCCCACACGGTCGAGATCGTGACGCAGGGCGCCGAGCGCGGCATCCGCGACCTCGAACGCTGGGGCATGGACTTCGCCCGAGAAGACGACGGCCGCATCTCGCAGCGGTTCTTCGGAGCGCACACCTTCCGTCGCACCGCGTTCGCCGGTGACTACACCGGCCTCGAGATCCAGCGCACGCTCGTGGCCAAGGCCGAACAGCTCGAGGTGCCGATCCTCGACCACGTGTACATCACGCGCCTGCTCGTGCGCGACAACGTCGTGTTCGGCGCCTACGGGTTCGACCAGTCCGACGGCACGCGCTACCTGATCCACGCGGATGCCGTGATCCTCGCGGCCGGCGGACACAACCGCATCTGGCGCCGGACGTCGTCTCGCCGCGACGAGAACACCGGCGACTCGTTCCGCCTCGCGGTCGAGGCCGGTGCGCGACTGCGTGACCCCGAGCTCGTGCAGTTCCACCCGTCAGGCATCATCGAGCCCGAGAACGCCGCAGGCACCCTCATCTCCGA contains the following coding sequences:
- a CDS encoding family 43 glycosylhydrolase, with product MTQQHIRPGQVWLDTKGERIHAHGGSVLTVDGVHYWYGENKEFSTPGSGVWHWGVRCYSSTDLVNWDDRGVIIPPDEDDESSPLHPAQGLDRPHIIFNAETGKFVCWVKVMTKGSVQRSTVLTADSILGPYEIQRTWLRPLDMSAGDFDLVVDPHDGKGYYYFERVHSEMICADLTSDYTDVTGYYSTHFPQPQPPFVREAPAHFQRGGLHYLLTSGTTGYYPNPSESAVSRSYHGPFEVLGDLHPDDDSRTSFHSQISSVFRHPGKKDLYIAIADRWLPRYLEHGDRARQAFIEHFAPGRDGDEPMEEFAYVDTSIADYVWLPIRFAGDRPIIEWREEWSPDEYEDA
- a CDS encoding alpha-L-rhamnosidase produces the protein MTNIIEIWLENRRGGATVGIGEAEPRISFVADAVASAFEVEFTLEGGAAQTAQVTTTQLIAWPFAPLAPRDGGELRIRASDAESWSEPMRIEAGLGDDWQVDFVSPSVAADRDSPRPAYLLRAVIAEGALPEDIARARVYSTAHGVYELEVNGERIGDDVLAPGWTSYSHRVRYQTHDVTAALRGGENVLGAWLADGWYRGHIGFDGGVWDIYGSDVALLAQLEVTTADGTTHHVPLTWSAAPSPITSVGLYEGEAFDARLAQDGWSAPEFDASGWTPAVTLPRTDFRAAIEPPTALPVQETETLRPAAITRQPSGRIRLDFGQNISGVLRIRVRADAGHTVTLHHAEVIENGELGTRPLRAATSVDSYTAAGIGEEIYSPRFTIHGFQYAELENWPGELRDGDVEAVVIHTGMRRTGWFESSNEGLDRLHSNVVWSMRDNFVDLPTDCPQRDERVGWTGDIQVFAPTALRLFAAHGTLTGWLRDLAFEQADQGHVPNFVPWVECGFPNFPTAAWGDAAVIVPWEMYRNDGDLRILADQYASMRGWVDLVDDLTGHTGLWNTGFQLGDWLDPTAPPEDPGKSHTDKYLVATAYHVRTARIVADTAALLGETADAAHYRAIADRAARAFQNEFLSDTGRVVSDTPTSIAVALVFDLLENDEQVVRAGARLQELVGAGGFHISTGFVGTPIICDALVRAGGMDYAYHLLLQDELPSWLYPVSMGATTIWERWDSMLPDGSINPGDMTSFNHYALGAVADFLHRAVAGLAADAPGWERIRFEPRPGGGLDHASARYDSVRGAASISWKREGEKLSIELEVPAASAGVLVLPGSDEQVPVGPGRHSFTTTFRSVDDDPERPFFGWRRPEPVLETEGAA
- a CDS encoding LysR family transcriptional regulator, which encodes MNLEQLRGFVEVARLGHFTRASESLHLAQPSLSRQISTLERELGAELFHRARGHIALTAAGEALLPRAQRMLAEAEAIRDEMGELAGLRRGRVRLGAPPTLCISLVAEAISAFHAAHPGVDLHLDESGSRLLVDQLAVGAVDIALITESTGPPPSGFSLTRMPLLTEELVVVSAASQPPVAITPAIGLEHLATLPLIALDETYELRATTDAAFRSAGITPNHVLEGAEMDAVLRFVERGVGVAVVPAMVLFDQPALRSVRLTHPMMRRTVSLAHRADVTPAVAVAAMRDVILTTAADYARRDPAITSLLD